Below is a genomic region from Henckelia pumila isolate YLH828 chromosome 3, ASM3356847v2, whole genome shotgun sequence.
TATGTTCATACCTTTGgcagtaatatatatattatttgttgcaTGAAAGGCAGAGTCCCACTATGAACGCATTCCATATATATCTTTGAATCAAATTTTACGCATTGTgtcttatatataaatttatcgATAAGATTAAAAAAGATAGCTAAGAAGTAAGAGTAAAGCTGAGTTGCCTTTGATACTGCTCTTAGCTATTCAATACACATGCATTCCACTTTCCACTGCCAAATATAATCCACTTTGGAACCCAAGCAAGAAAATAACACATACAGCCCTTGATGATTCTGTATGATTATCCTTAATTTGTTCGCAGGTTTGTTTCAATATGTACTAAATAGGTTTTTTATGTGATCTTGGTTCGGATCTTGATTTGAGTACTAGCTAGCTAGTTTTGTGGTATATATATTTGCTCTAGTTATATATCTTATCAAGATTTTGCGTGTCAGATTCCTTTTTTTGTTGCTGTTATTGTTGAAAAATCGatcgaggttttagccaagaaTAGCAAAATTCGGAGACAAGAATGAGAACGGGAAACTGTGCGGTGCAGCAAGCGCTGACTGCGGAGGCAGCAGGCGTAGTGAAACAGGCTGTGACGCTTGCTAAGCGGCGCGGCCACGCACAGGTGACGCCTCTACATGTGGCCAACACCATGCTGGCGGCTTCGAGTGGATTGCTTCGAGTCGCTTGCTTGCAGTCCCATTCGCACCCTTTGCAGTGCAAAGCCCTCGAGCTTTGCTTCAACGTGGCGCTTAATCGGTTGCCAGCTTCTTCATCGAGCCCCCCCGTATTAGGCCACCAATATCATTCGCAGTACCCCTCGATTTCTAATGCCCTTGTGGCAGCTTTCAAGCGGGCACAAGCTCACCAGCGCCGCGGATCGATTGAAAATCAGCAGCAGCCTGTTCTAACTGTGAAAATCGAGCTGGAGCAGCTGATTATCTCTATTTTGGATGATCCAAGTGTTAGTAGAGTGATGAGGGAAGCCGGTTTTTCGAGTACTCAAGTGAAAACCAATGTCGAAAAATCTGTTTCTTCGGAGTTTCGGTCTCAAAACTCATCTTCTACATCCCCTCGTTCCACCATCAACAATTcgaaagataaaaaaaacacCCTTTTGACCCTTCATTCTGCATCTCCTCTGGCGAGCCAAGACGAAGAAAAAACGTTGGAATCCATCCGAAACGAAGACTTGAATATGATAATCGAGGCATTACTAACGAACAAAAAGAGAAAGAGCTTTGTCGTAGTAGGAGAGTCCATTTCCAACATAGAAAATACAGTTAAAGGACTGATGCATAAGGTTGATAAAGGTGAGCTTCCTGAGGCCCTGAGGGAAGCAAAATTTGTAACTCTCCCGCCATTTTACTCTTTCTGTAatcttcaaagaaaagaagTTGAGCAGAAAATGGGAGAATTAACTTGTCTTTTGAAGAATCAGGCTACAACAGGGGTTGTCTTATACCTAGGAGACCTCAAGTGGATCAGTGATTATAGGGTCAATTTGGAGCAACAAAGAAACTACTACTGCTCTTTGGAGCACATGATAATGGAGCTCGGGAGATTAGTTTGCGGAATCGGAGAGATAAATGGAAGGTTTTGGTTAATGGGAATTGCTTCATTTCAAACTTATATGAAGTGTAGAAATGGCTCGAATTCACTAGAAACCATTTGGGGTTTACATCCAGTCACAATCCCTGCCAACAGTTTAGGCTTGAGACTACTTTCTGACaggtataaaaaaaaataatctttTTTCTTGATTTGCATGTTTTCTTGCCAGATTCATCATTTTtacaatcaaaataaaaaaaaaggggTTGCTTGAGAATTTAAAGAACTATAAACATGCATCTCTCTTTTCGCCATTTTTAAGGGGCACGTTAATTACTGAATATTTCAATCTGCAGGGATGAACAAATTGAAGTTGGACATGGCAAAGGTAAAAATGGATCC
It encodes:
- the LOC140891213 gene encoding protein SMAX1-LIKE 3, with the translated sequence MRTGNCAVQQALTAEAAGVVKQAVTLAKRRGHAQVTPLHVANTMLAASSGLLRVACLQSHSHPLQCKALELCFNVALNRLPASSSSPPVLGHQYHSQYPSISNALVAAFKRAQAHQRRGSIENQQQPVLTVKIELEQLIISILDDPSVSRVMREAGFSSTQVKTNVEKSVSSEFRSQNSSSTSPRSTINNSKDKKNTLLTLHSASPLASQDEEKTLESIRNEDLNMIIEALLTNKKRKSFVVVGESISNIENTVKGLMHKVDKGELPEALREAKFVTLPPFYSFCNLQRKEVEQKMGELTCLLKNQATTGVVLYLGDLKWISDYRVNLEQQRNYYCSLEHMIMELGRLVCGIGEINGRFWLMGIASFQTYMKCRNGSNSLETIWGLHPVTIPANSLGLRLLSDRDEQIEVGHGKGKNGSCKLLLINGEENMSCSTDYTTKFEEETGKVQYSDVPASLPPWLMNESKRLSNNDQKFDSREFYKNWNSFDYSSSQKHPKSPERTLTIFSPSPTSCFSFDQQNPNLHQVIKSQLNFPILPHEHSPSNPNRIPENGNLRHMFSSIPSTSTPNSASSSDTIDMEYAQKFKEFNAENLNIICNALEEKVPWQREIIAEIAGTVLQCRSGMLRRKDNLSSSSKKEETWMFFLGHDSAAKEKICKELARIVFGSYSSFVSVGISSFNITLTIADSTEVDYRNKRGRDEQSCSSYIERFAQAVSANPHRVFLMEDLEEADYCSQMAVKRAIESGRISNGNGEEVCLYDAVVVLSCDKFSSRSRVCSPSKQKMEEDQIGRGFSLDLNISFDDFDDQLIDELGILKSVDRRVVFKIQENQKMNIN